A region of Blastocatellia bacterium DNA encodes the following proteins:
- a CDS encoding CRISPR-associated ring nuclease, protein MMRHRKESKRSIARLQGRGNARHIFVSVLGQTPQVVTETLYALMVEQRIPISEVFVITTSVGAERARRDLLDPQHGQFFAFCREYNFDPRAIAFDEDHILTITRTPQPRAIRRSEGAQRKSDQRPVVELDDIRTVQDNRS, encoded by the coding sequence ATGATGCGTCACCGTAAGGAGAGCAAACGATCCATCGCCCGATTGCAAGGACGGGGTAACGCCCGTCACATCTTCGTCTCTGTGCTCGGCCAGACGCCGCAAGTCGTCACCGAGACGCTCTACGCGCTGATGGTTGAACAGCGCATCCCCATCTCGGAAGTCTTCGTCATTACCACCAGCGTGGGGGCGGAACGAGCGCGCCGCGATCTGCTCGACCCGCAGCACGGGCAGTTCTTCGCCTTCTGCCGCGAGTATAACTTCGATCCCCGAGCCATCGCCTTCGACGAGGACCATATCTTGACGATCACCCGGACGCCTCAGCCGCGAGCCATTCGGCGATCTGAAGGCGCTCAGCGGAAATCCGACCAGCGTCCGGTCGTGGAGCTGGACGATATTCGCACCGTGCAGGACAATCGCTC
- a CDS encoding TIGR02710 family CRISPR-associated CARF protein — protein MSTTVVILTVGGTADPIVKAVEEVKDEAAVVLLLYGRPFPGQKPSPFDVAAEAQQKCEALGIPVETREVADPEDIDVCLAEARRIFSESKVVEAERVIVNFTGGTKALSAAVVHAALTAELSGRLELDYTGGGMRDEYGRVVREAMRVVRSERTATEERLQQALQNARRSSYREARFLCRTLPDRGRAEFVKQAIEALWHWDEFDYEAANQIIQRLQGPARTLEDNELLAPLARVLIRMGEPSRRLARLLPKLRNAQNGQPFEGAAQEDLLLLVADVLENSRRRLEEGRNTDSVLRAYRAVESAVQAQLLDRGINPWHPRWDDLSESVRRRFLELLNATREPRNLTLSTGLALLEALGQSLDPDMRKRLEDIQQARNFSYLEHGYLHLDQQRAERVHQYAGQVCEAILAASLDDQRAKVGHQWE, from the coding sequence ATGAGCACGACGGTCGTGATCCTCACTGTTGGCGGGACGGCTGATCCGATCGTCAAGGCGGTAGAAGAGGTCAAAGACGAGGCCGCCGTGGTCCTGCTTCTCTACGGGCGTCCATTTCCCGGGCAAAAGCCGTCTCCTTTCGATGTGGCCGCCGAAGCGCAGCAAAAGTGCGAGGCGCTGGGAATTCCTGTAGAGACGCGCGAGGTGGCGGATCCCGAGGACATTGATGTTTGTCTTGCGGAAGCACGTCGCATCTTCTCCGAATCCAAAGTGGTCGAAGCTGAGCGCGTCATCGTCAATTTCACGGGAGGAACGAAAGCGCTGTCGGCGGCCGTCGTTCATGCCGCCCTCACAGCAGAGCTTTCTGGCCGACTCGAGCTGGATTACACTGGCGGAGGAATGCGCGATGAATATGGGCGCGTCGTCCGTGAGGCGATGCGCGTCGTGCGATCGGAGCGGACGGCGACCGAAGAGAGACTCCAACAAGCCCTGCAAAACGCGCGCCGATCGAGTTATCGAGAAGCTCGGTTCCTATGCCGCACTCTCCCCGATCGGGGCCGTGCTGAGTTCGTGAAGCAGGCTATCGAAGCTCTCTGGCACTGGGACGAATTCGATTACGAGGCGGCCAATCAGATCATACAACGGCTTCAGGGACCTGCGCGAACGCTCGAAGACAACGAACTCTTGGCCCCTCTCGCGCGCGTTCTCATCCGCATGGGCGAGCCAAGCCGACGGCTGGCGCGCCTGCTCCCCAAGCTGCGCAATGCGCAAAATGGGCAGCCTTTCGAGGGTGCGGCGCAGGAAGACTTATTGCTCCTAGTGGCCGATGTCCTGGAAAACAGTCGGCGTCGGCTGGAAGAAGGACGGAATACCGATAGCGTCCTTCGCGCTTATCGCGCCGTCGAGAGCGCCGTGCAGGCGCAGTTGCTGGACCGAGGGATCAATCCTTGGCACCCTCGATGGGATGATCTTTCGGAGAGCGTTCGTCGGCGTTTTCTGGAGCTGCTGAACGCTACGCGGGAACCTCGGAACCTCACCCTCTCAACCGGACTGGCGCTTCTTGAGGCGCTCGGGCAGTCGCTCGATCCAGACATGCGTAAGCGTCTGGAAGACATCCAGCAGGCGCGGAATTTCTCCTATCTGGAGCACGGCTATCTCCATCTCGACCAACAACGCGCCGAGCGCGTGCATCAGTACGCCGGTCAGGTTTGCGAAGCGATTCTCGCCGCATCCCTCGATGATCAGCGAGCGAAAGTCGGCCATCAGTGGGAGTGA